The following nucleotide sequence is from Kogia breviceps isolate mKogBre1 chromosome 20, mKogBre1 haplotype 1, whole genome shotgun sequence.
CAAAGATGCACCGCGGCGCCGCCCACACCTCTCGGGGCTGGGCCTGCGTTCACCGGCGAGGGCTGTGGTGGGTTTACTGTTAGCTCGAGTGCAGCGTTAGCCTTGCCCCTAACGGTGTCTGTCTGGGAGATGCTGAAAAGAGAATAATTAAGTAATCTGGTCCTGAACATCCCGGatcaagggaggggagggggtttgTGGGGAAATGACCTCTGAACCCGGAGCGCTCGCTTTTATTCTGGGCGTCTGGACGCGGTGCTCCTTGAAGCGAAGCCGGAGAAGCCACGTGCGTAGCTCTCAGCGCCGCTGGGCTGGCTCCGTTGCCCTCCCGTGAGTCACCGCAGCAAGGCTAAGCAGCCCGTCGCGAGCGCTGGCCCCTGGCGGCCCCGCCCAGCGCTCTTCCCCTGCTCTGCTGACCTTGGACAGTTCTCTCCTCAACGCAGAGACATTTTGTGATGTGCCTGAAGTTTGGAGAAGTAAAGCTCAAGTACAAAGCGGGAGGGCAGGAGGATTTTTATGACGGAGCTAGGGGACTAGGATCTCATGGAACCAGCACCTTTCCAGTTAAAACAGAAACCACAGGCTTCCTGCGCATTCCGTCTTGAGGCGGTCCTCCCAGACGTTGTCTTAGTGCTCCAGCGGCCTGAAGGCAGGTGCTACCTGCCCGTTAAAATCGGATCCAAGTGTCAGAACTGTCAGTACGGGACCAAGCTTCTCTGGCTCTGTGCTTCGCAGCCCCAGTGCAGAGTCCTGGCCAGAATGGACAACGCTCAGCTCTGGTGTGCCAGGCTTGTTGTAAGCCCCTCGCCCCTTAGCCACCTCTTCCCTCGGTGACATTCTCAGGTGGAATTCGTCTTCCTCCATTGTAGGAGCTaggtttacattttcttctagaaggaAGTCACCTGTGCCAGAAGCCATCAGGGGTTAACTACCTGAAATGGGCTGTGTGAGATTTCCTGCCTTAGACCTTTAACTGGGCGACTCTGTAAGCTCTGTTTTCTCTAGACAGTGGTGTTTGAAGAAATTGCCAGATGAGGTCAGACGGCTGATTAAGCTCGTGTCCTGCTTCTGGCTCTGCTGCCTTGCTAACACTTCAGGCTCTGCCAGCAGAATCTCACCAGAGGCTTTGTGCCGTGTGGATTCTGCTGCGTCATGGAATGACGGGGTTCTTTTCTACCTTGCAGAACTGTGGAAACAGAAGTTTGAAAACACACCTTTTAAAATGTCCGCTATGTTTCCTTGACTCACTGCGGTCGTAACTTTCTGTTCTGCGGTACCACGTTGCAGGAGGGTGGACAGGAGCTCGTGTGTTCGCCTCTCAGCATTTGAGAGCAGGAGGGACCCAGGCTCTGGCTCTCTTCAGACAGCTAAAAGGATTttaatgaaggaagggaggatctAGGAGGAGCCTGACTTTCCTGGAGCTCATATTATTTCAGTGGTACTGAGGACAATTCGGGGGGGTTGCCGTTTGCCGAGTTCTGTCACTTATGGTCTCATTGGATCCTCGTGAAGTAGGAAGTTGAAGGACCATCATCCTGTTTTGTGGATAGAAAAGACTAGTGTCCATAGTGTTGGAATGAGTTGCTTAAGGGACACAGCATAACTGTCAAacttgggatttgaacctagttttgtttttgtttttttatctccAAGTAGTGTTTTTttatcacctttttaaaaaaaattttattttattttaaacactaaGCTACTCTCAGGCTTTCTGTGTCAAGTTCGTGGGGTCTCCTGTTAAAGGTTACTCAGAGGGTGAATGGGCAGTCCAGACATACATATTATTTAAATCCTTTATCGACTCGAAAACTAAAATTGTTGCTTTCTTGAAATAATTTGGGAGGCAGGCAGCACCAGGTGGCGGGCAGTAGCTTAAAGGGTGCTTGGGTTTTGCTGTTGGTGAAGCGCTGCTGTTTGGCAGAAACGAAGGAACCCATGAGGTCCGTGGACTGTCGGCTCGTGAGCTCCTTAAGGACCCAGGAGGCCGTGAGAAGTGAGGCCCGAGCAGCTCACCCCAGCTCACCCCAGCTCCTAGTTCCCAGCTCGTGACCGCCGGGGACGTGGCTTTCGGTCCAGGTTATCTGGGACGGGTGTGCTCTAGGAGGAGAGGGCTCCAAGGGTCCTTCCAGTGCTCTCTCGGCCGCAGTCTGCTCTTGGGGCCCCAGGCTTGAGGCTGTCTCGGGACGGAAGTGGAGGTGCCCCCGAGCGAGAAAGGGGCTCATCGCGGTGTGTGGCTGTTCCCTCCGCAGTGGGCAACCTTGAGGATGGAGCGAGGCGCCAAGGAGAAGAACCACCAGCTCTACAAGCCCTACACCAACGGTAAGGCGGGGTCTCCgggcccctgccccgcggcccctGGAGCTGCGTCCCCGCGCGCTTCCGCCCCGCTCCCGCTCGTCCCTGGTGCGCACCCTGAGCGTGCCCAGCGCGCTCTGTCCCGGCGGCTGTTTGACCGGCTGCTCTCTTGCAGGAATCATTGCAAAAGACCCCACGTCACTAGAAGAAGAGATCAAAGAAATTCGCCGGAGTGGTAGCAGTAAGGCTCTGGACAACACGCCCGAGTTTGAGCTCTCTGACATTTTCTACTTCTGCCGGAAAGGGATGGAGACCATTATGGACGATGAGGTGACAAAGAGGTTCTCGGCAGAGGAGTTGGAGTCCTGGAACTTGCTGAGCAGGACCAATTACAACTTCCAGTACATCAGCCTTCGGCTCACTGTGCTCTGGGGCCTAGGAGTGCTGATTCggtactgcttcctcctgcctctcaggTGAGGTGGGGCCTAGCCCGACGCCGGATCTGCCTGCGCGTGCCCCCGGCCCCCCCGCTCTGCTCTCGTGCTTTAGAGAGGAGGACAGTACCGTCCTGCCACCGGCCAGGCCGTCTGGCTCTCGGAAGGCTGCACCGGGGCTCGTCCTTTAAGGGCCCTCGGGTTGTCTGTGTATTAGACGTAGCTGGGTTTCTCAGAGACACATTGCTTGTCTGGACTGACTAAACACAGGGACGGGGAATACGATGTTCTTCCTGGccacccctccccaggcctggctGATTCTGTTCCTGCAGCTTCCTTTCCAGGACAGAGGCAGTATTGATCTCACAGTGTTTCTGTACCACGTGCTATTCTGAGTATGTCTTGCCGGCTGCTGGTACCTTCGGGCCCTATTTCCTATTGCTTCACAGCGAAGCTGGCCTTCTGCCAGGGTTTTAAGCCAAAGGGAAGGGTAAGACCACAGGGCAGCAGGTGCCTGAGGGCGGCGCAGCCATCCGTAGGACGTCCCGTCATTCTGGCTGCCGCCGGTGCCTGCGGAGAGGGTGTCGGCTGAACGCCAGATCCATGGTGTCCCGCCACTCGGGAAGCGGGACGCCCTCCGGTTCTAATAGGCCTGTCCGCGCTTCTAGCGACCCGGACTCCTGTCTGGGTCCAGGTGATCAGATCCTGCGGGGGATTTCGTGGCGCCCACTCCCATTTTCACCCGTCCAGCTCTGTACTCGGGGCACAGATTCGTCTGCCGTGTCGTAACTTGTCTTCTCGTTGCAGGATAGCTCTTGCTTTCACGGGGATTAGCCTCCTGGTGGCGGGCACAACCATGGTGGGCTACCTGCCAAACGGGAGGTGAGCAGGGCGCGGGCGTCCCGTCTGCGGGCACGGGGGCGGCTCCCATCCCGAAGGCCTGGCCACGCCTTTGGGCGCGGCCCAAGCCACAGACTCTTAGCGGGAGAGAGTAAGCCGGCAACAGCAATGACATAGGCAGCAAAGTGTTTTTCCAACTGGTCTTGATCCGTGACTGCGTTCTTTTTGCCCTCCGGCCCTCACACTCTTCCCATTTTAAAGACGGAAGGGAGAAACCACAAGCCCGTAGTGTCCGGGGCTAGCAGGTTTTATAGCGTGTTGTTGAGTTTTGAGCATTCCGCTGTGTTGATGAATTGGTGAGAGGAAAAGACGTGTAGGTAgggcctttttgtttgtttgcttttttttttttttttttttttaatagaaattgtcTCCTCCTGGGAAGTTATGGGGCTGGCAGCCCTCTCTTCTGCCCTGGCTGGTGGGGAGCTTTGACTCTCTGGCCTTTGCCCGGCCTCTGGGTGTTGACCAGCAAGACGGAAAGGAATCTAGGAGACTCAAGTGTGCTGGAAATTCTAGCGCTGTGAATTCTAAGCCCCATTACCTTATGTGAATTTGAGTAGCcctcatcatttctttctttctctctttatctgTAGACAGAAAGATGCTAATACAGAGTTTTACCATAgacactaatatttataaaaatacttgGCAGTCACAAAGGCCATAGGCAGTGATGGTTAGATGGTTGGACTCGGCACCTTTTCCTGTCTTCCtatatgtatgaaaaataaaaacagaaatctcTGTCCTATTGTCGCAGGTTTAAGGAGTTCCTGAGTAAGCACGTTCACCTAATGTGCTATCGCATCTGCGTACGGGCCCTGACGGCCATCATTACCTACCACGACAGGTGAGGGGGCCCGGGATGGGACAGAGGGGTGCGCTGGCGGAACGCGAGGGGCGGGCAGCTGGCCCGCAGGCCCTCAGAGCGTCCTTAGAGCCAAGGAAGCTGCCGAGGCCAGGCGTGAGTTCCAGATGAGTTGTTTCTCACTGATTTTTGTTGCTTTGCCTACAATTTAAACACAGGAAGAACCGGCCTAGAAACGGCGGCATCTGCGTGGCCAATCATACGTCTCCCATTGACGTCATCATTTTGGCCAGCGATGGCTATTACGCCATGGTAAGGCCTCTCTCTGTTGCTCCTTTAGCCTGGTCAGGGCTGGGAGCTCTTTCTTAAGGGTGTGAACAGGTAAGCACGTTTTTATACACGAGCCTGACCTAGGTTGTTGCCTTTGTCTCCGTGGCCTTGGGGGCTCCTTGGGACCTGGATGTTGTGAGCAGAGTGAGCagcctggggcggggcggggtggagaggggcggggcgggggtggagaggggcggggcgggggtggagaggggcggggcggggtggagaggggcggggcgggggtggagaggggcggggcggggtggagaggggcggggcggggtggagaggggcggggcggggtggagagggagggttTGAAGGCCCTGGGCTCGGGGGCTTTGGATAATCCGCCCAGGGAGGGCATTTGGACACAGGTGTGCTCTGCTTCACGGTTCGGTTCGTCTTAGGGTTTTCAGCTGTGTTTTTAACACATCTCTGGTGTCATTGATTAAAAGGagaatttaagggcttccctggtggcgcagtggttgagagtccgcctgccgatgcaggggacacgggttcgtgccccggtccgggaagatcccacatgccgcggagcggctgggcccgtgagccatggccgctgagcctgtgcgtccggagcctgcgctccacaacgggagaggccacaacagtgagaggcccgcgtaccaccaaaaaaaaaaaaaaaaaaaaaaaaggagaatttaacTTCAGAGAGTCTAATGGTGGTTTCTGAACAGTGAGAGCCTGTGGTTACTGATAAAGTGTTACGGGGTGAGAGGTTGGGGTCCGTGTCTCGGGGGACCTGGGGGCTTGCGTGAGGACGGCTTCGCTgcccttgctcctttgtctgagAGCAGGTGGGGCAGGTGCACGGCGGCCTCATGGGCGTCATCCAGAGAGCCATGGTGAAGGCCTGCCCCCACGTCTGGTTCGAGCGCTCGGAAGTGAAGGATCGCCACCTTGTGGCTAAAAGGTAAACAAGTGACACAGTCTGCGCTTAGGGGGAGCTGTGCCTCTGCAGCCTTCTCCACTGAGCCCCAGCTGCTTTCATAGTAGTGTTTTTCTGAAACGTGGAGTATAAAAAGTATCAAAACCCTAGTGTTATTACTAACCCAAGGTAGTAATGTTTGTAACCTTTTTTATTCCTTGTACCCATTGTAATGAACACTGTATGAACTTTTaatacaatttgatttttttaaaaaatatttatttggttgtgccgggtcttagttgcggcttgccggctccttagttgcagcacgtgggctccttcgttgcggcaggtgggctgcttagttgcagctcgccggcttcttagttgtggcatgcaaactcttagttgcagcatgcatgtgggatctagggAAATCTCAAAGTGAATTCATTGTCACAAATGAAAACACACTTAAAGCAACAGAACAGAGTGCAACTctgttttcaaggaaaaaaaaaaaaagtaaacgtGGTGCAAGTGATGACGAGAGCTTTGCCGTAAATGGAGAGGAAGCAAAGCCTCAGCCGAGACCCGCTCCCCGGAATGGTGGGTCGTCCCTGGATTCCCTGTGCTGCGTCTCGGGGGGGGGCTGCAGGTCCCACCCAGCATGGCTGTAGGAAGTCGGCGGTGAGCGTTTCTCGAGGCTGCTCTTTGCCGGACTCTGTGGAGGGTGAGCCCTTTAGACAGTCCTGGGTCTGAGCCACGGCCCCTGTGCACAGGCTCCCGTACTTCATTGACCAGCTGTGCACGTTAAGTAGTAATCATCCAGTGTTCCCTGTCCTTGGGGGTGTTATCTGTTAGCCCGTGGGTTTATAAAAGAGAGGGTCGTGTTTGTTAACCTGCTTTTATACCACATCCAGCGTCACGTCTAGACAGGGTATTGATAGATGCCTTTGGATGATGACGGGCGTGAGGCCGGCTGACCCTtcgttttattttcctcttgtaaAGGCTGACTGAGCACGTGCAGGACACCAGCAAGCTGCCAATCCTCATCTTCCCGGAGGGTAAGCTTCTGTGTGGGAGGCCGTGCAGGAGGGTGAGTCCAGTGTTGTGTTGGAGCCGAGGCCCTCACCCTTGTCGGGGGTACCTGTCTTCCCTGAGTAACGTGGGGGCCCTTTAGATTGGTCGTGGGACTGAAAACTCAGACGATTCAGAATATGGACTAAGAGTGCTGTCGTGTGGCCTTCCCCATTGCGGGAGCCCCTTCTGTAGTGTTGCTGATAGACTCCTTGAGCTTCTTGCGCGGTCCTCCCTGGGCCCTCCCGAGTCGGCCGGGGCCTCTGGCCTCTCATCTGGGCTGCCGTGGGAACCGGGGAAG
It contains:
- the GPAT4 gene encoding glycerol-3-phosphate acyltransferase 4 isoform X1; amino-acid sequence: MFLLLPFDSLIVNLLGISLTVLFTLLLVFIIVPAIFGVSFGIRKLYMKTLLKIFAWATLRMERGAKEKNHQLYKPYTNGIIAKDPTSLEEEIKEIRRSGSSKALDNTPEFELSDIFYFCRKGMETIMDDEVTKRFSAEELESWNLLSRTNYNFQYISLRLTVLWGLGVLIRYCFLLPLRIALAFTGISLLVAGTTMVGYLPNGRFKEFLSKHVHLMCYRICVRALTAIITYHDRKNRPRNGGICVANHTSPIDVIILASDGYYAMVGQVHGGLMGVIQRAMVKACPHVWFERSEVKDRHLVAKRLTEHVQDTSKLPILIFPEGTCINNTSVMMFKKGSFEIGATVYPVAIKYDPQFGDAFWNSSKYGMVTYLLRMMTSWAIVCSVWYLPPMTREAEEDAVQFANRVKSAIARQGGLVDLLWDGGLKREKVKDAFKEEQQKLYSKAIAGGHEGRSRS
- the GPAT4 gene encoding glycerol-3-phosphate acyltransferase 4 isoform X2 → MERGAKEKNHQLYKPYTNGIIAKDPTSLEEEIKEIRRSGSSKALDNTPEFELSDIFYFCRKGMETIMDDEVTKRFSAEELESWNLLSRTNYNFQYISLRLTVLWGLGVLIRYCFLLPLRIALAFTGISLLVAGTTMVGYLPNGRFKEFLSKHVHLMCYRICVRALTAIITYHDRKNRPRNGGICVANHTSPIDVIILASDGYYAMVGQVHGGLMGVIQRAMVKACPHVWFERSEVKDRHLVAKRLTEHVQDTSKLPILIFPEGTCINNTSVMMFKKGSFEIGATVYPVAIKYDPQFGDAFWNSSKYGMVTYLLRMMTSWAIVCSVWYLPPMTREAEEDAVQFANRVKSAIARQGGLVDLLWDGGLKREKVKDAFKEEQQKLYSKAIAGGHEGRSRS